The Patescibacteria group bacterium genome has a window encoding:
- the prmC gene encoding peptide chain release factor N(5)-glutamine methyltransferase has product MTIKQALLRAIQSLQKITKEPHLDAEVLLSFTLKKRPACRQAGKIWLYSHSEKKLKKTEEIKFKKLIAQRKKGTPVAYLVEHKEFFDLDFMVDKNVLIPSPDTELMIEEILKSAPNKKILIADVGTGCGNIAITLAKHLPLAKIYAVDISKNALKVAKRNAKKHKTKKQIIFLNGNLLEPLPEKIDIIAANLPYIPSQKAKCLNHSPQIALNGGKDGLKFYQSLLENAADYLRPNGKIFLEINFNQAEKIKKIIKKYFPQAEIEIKKDLAGLNRLVIVNP; this is encoded by the coding sequence ATGACCATTAAACAAGCATTATTAAGAGCTATTCAATCTCTCCAAAAAATAACTAAAGAACCTCATTTAGATGCCGAGGTTCTTTTAAGTTTCACTCTAAAAAAGCGCCCTGCCTGCCGGCAGGCAGGAAAAATCTGGCTTTATTCCCATTCTGAAAAAAAATTAAAAAAAACAGAAGAAATAAAATTTAAAAAATTAATCGCTCAAAGAAAAAAGGGCACGCCCGTGGCTTATCTTGTCGAACACAAAGAATTTTTTGATTTGGATTTCATGGTTGATAAAAATGTTTTAATCCCCTCGCCCGACACGGAATTAATGATTGAAGAAATTTTAAAATCTGCGCCAAATAAAAAAATTTTAATCGCTGATGTCGGAACCGGCTGCGGCAATATCGCCATTACTCTGGCAAAACATTTGCCATTGGCAAAAATCTATGCCGTTGATATTTCAAAAAATGCCCTAAAAGTGGCGAAAAGAAACGCAAAAAAACACAAAACAAAAAAACAAATTATTTTCTTAAATGGAAATCTTTTAGAACCGCTGCCTGAAAAAATTGACATCATTGCTGCCAATTTACCCTATATTCCTTCCCAAAAAGCCAAATGCCTTAATCACAGTCCGCAGATTGCTTTAAACGGCGGAAAAGACGGTTTAAAATTTTATCAATCTCTGCTTGAAAATGCGGCTGATTATTTGCGGCCAAACGGCAAAATATTCTTGGAAATAAATTTTAATCAGGCGGAAAAAATAAAAAAAATAATTAAAAAATATTTCCCTCAAGCTGAAATAGAAATAAAAAAAGACCTGGCCGGCCTGAATCGATTGGTTATCGTTAATCCTTAA
- a CDS encoding DUF3048 domain-containing protein has product MKFFSWGLIFVLVIISLSGCQKKQILPSINKSTPEQTNNSDQNNTAPENNNATESQTALISEGIKLPVAIMMDNFIDSRPVSGINSASIVYESPAEADITRFLAVFNQDALPDKIGPIRSARPYFVSWAEEYGALYIHAGGSDQALRTIKSDQNDDKIYDLNEISGGGAYFWRDHNRVAPSNLYTSGEFIKKAIENKNLPEKIKTNFSGWKFSNDINLTSQESSEFIKINYLDPVAWKFDSKTDFYLRFSIDSKTGTLNPFVDSDGTQIKTKNLIIQKTEINILDEVGRREITTIGDGEAMIFQKGKLTKGKWQRAGSQESTRFYDTFDKEIEFLPDSVWIEVVSPKHKLVY; this is encoded by the coding sequence ATGAAATTCTTTTCATGGGGATTAATTTTTGTTTTAGTGATTATTTCTTTGAGCGGCTGCCAGAAAAAACAAATTTTGCCGTCAATTAATAAATCAACGCCTGAACAAACAAATAATTCTGATCAAAACAATACTGCTCCGGAAAATAATAATGCAACCGAATCTCAGACCGCGTTGATTTCAGAAGGAATAAAATTGCCCGTGGCGATAATGATGGATAATTTTATTGATTCGCGGCCGGTCAGCGGAATTAACAGCGCTTCAATAGTTTATGAATCGCCGGCTGAGGCCGATATTACTCGTTTTTTGGCTGTTTTCAATCAAGACGCTTTGCCTGATAAAATCGGGCCAATTCGTTCAGCCAGGCCGTATTTTGTCAGTTGGGCTGAAGAATACGGCGCTTTATATATTCATGCCGGAGGAAGCGATCAGGCGCTTAGAACAATTAAAAGTGATCAAAACGATGATAAGATTTACGATTTAAATGAAATCAGCGGAGGCGGCGCGTATTTTTGGCGCGATCATAACCGAGTTGCGCCAAGCAATTTATATACTTCCGGCGAGTTTATAAAAAAAGCCATAGAAAATAAAAATCTGCCGGAAAAAATAAAAACAAATTTCAGCGGTTGGAAATTTTCCAATGATATAAATCTTACCAGTCAGGAATCAAGTGAATTCATTAAAATTAATTATCTTGATCCGGTGGCTTGGAAATTTGATTCAAAAACAGATTTTTATCTGCGATTCTCCATTGATTCAAAAACAGGCACTTTAAATCCTTTTGTTGATTCGGACGGAACGCAAATTAAAACAAAAAATTTAATCATTCAAAAAACAGAAATAAATATTTTAGACGAAGTCGGCCGGAGAGAAATTACGACCATAGGGGATGGCGAAGCGATGATTTTCCAAAAAGGCAAATTAACCAAGGGAAAATGGCAAAGGGCCGGTTCTCAGGAATCAACCAGATTTTATGATACATTTGACAAAGAAATAGAATTTTTACCCGATTCGGTTTGGATTGAAGTTGTTTCTCCTAAACACAAACTTGTTTATTAA
- the prfA gene encoding peptide chain release factor 1, which produces MENNLSQLKDQLKSLEEQLQSSDIYADQEKLKEISQKYNQLKETYRLFDQLREINEKIFEIEKLLNKESQPEMLSLIKEELEQLKEKKTSIESEINKKEKSSNTPESRGVILEIRAGTGGDEAAIFAGDLLRMYSRFAEKKGWKVGLISSHKTELDGFKEAILEIRDSGAYQILKNESGVHRVQRIPKTEKSGRLHTSTASVAVLPQAEPADLKIDLKDLKIDTFCASGHGGQNVQKTSSAVRITHLPTNLVVACQDERSQGQNKEKAMIILRSRLLALNEEKKHKDLGDQRREQIGTAERSEKVRTYNFPQDRITDHRLNKSFFNMLNILDGNMDAIVESFEEQENAE; this is translated from the coding sequence ATGGAGAATAATCTCAGTCAATTGAAAGATCAATTAAAATCATTGGAAGAACAATTACAAAGTTCTGATATTTATGCTGATCAGGAAAAATTGAAAGAAATATCCCAAAAATACAATCAATTGAAAGAAACTTATCGTTTGTTTGACCAACTCAGAGAAATAAACGAAAAAATTTTTGAAATTGAAAAATTATTAAATAAAGAATCTCAACCCGAAATGCTGAGCTTGATTAAAGAAGAATTGGAACAATTAAAAGAAAAAAAAACAAGCATTGAGTCGGAAATCAATAAAAAAGAAAAATCTTCCAACACTCCGGAAAGTCGCGGCGTAATTTTGGAAATCAGAGCCGGCACCGGCGGCGACGAAGCGGCTATTTTTGCCGGCGATTTATTAAGAATGTATTCGCGTTTCGCGGAAAAAAAGGGCTGGAAGGTTGGTTTAATTTCATCGCACAAAACAGAATTGGACGGCTTTAAAGAAGCTATTCTGGAAATAAGAGATTCTGGCGCTTATCAAATTTTAAAAAATGAAAGCGGCGTTCACAGAGTTCAAAGGATTCCTAAAACTGAAAAAAGCGGCCGGCTTCACACTTCCACCGCTTCAGTGGCGGTATTGCCTCAAGCCGAACCCGCGGACCTTAAAATAGATTTAAAAGATTTAAAAATTGACACTTTTTGCGCTTCCGGACATGGAGGCCAAAATGTTCAAAAAACTTCTTCAGCCGTAAGAATCACTCATTTGCCGACAAATTTAGTTGTTGCCTGCCAAGACGAACGCAGTCAAGGACAAAATAAAGAGAAAGCTATGATCATTCTAAGATCAAGATTATTGGCGTTGAATGAAGAAAAAAAACATAAAGATTTGGGGGATCAAAGACGGGAACAAATCGGTACCGCAGAACGTTCGGAAAAAGTCAGAACTTATAATTTCCCTCAAGATAGAATTACTGATCATCGCCTTAACAAGTCATTTTTCAATATGTTGAATATTTTGGACGGGAATATGGACGCGATTGTTGAATCATTTGAAGAACAAGAAAATGCTGAATAA